A genomic segment from Spinacia oleracea cultivar Varoflay chromosome 3, BTI_SOV_V1, whole genome shotgun sequence encodes:
- the LOC110786328 gene encoding uncharacterized protein, whose translation MEDCNTLISDCIIISCCCQCLLLQLVVFMFLQLPLRVARKTKEYAKRKLWNTRKKKKKKKKKKNQQQDDEQKVEEYDNYNSDDKSGKSMSLRLLELEGMAVNELHKWGTCMEEVDKVFEDLSFKGQFGFGSFWGTNFVNNHQINHTLNNNNNNTNNNNNNNNKCYCKCNRRLTKEDELDFGSHVVKFHLIEIIGRFS comes from the coding sequence ATGGAGGATTGTAACACCCTTATATCCGATTGTATTATCATATCATGTTGTTGTCAATGCTTGCTCTTACAACTCGTGGTGTTCATGTTCCTACAACTCCCTCTTAGGGTGGCTCGGAAGACTAAGGAGTACGCCAAACGGAAGCTCTGGAACacaagaaagaagaagaagaagaagaagaagaagaagaatcagcaGCAAGATGATGAACAAAAGGTAGAAGAATATGATAATTATAATAGTGATGATAAAAGTGGAAAGTCAATGTCTTTGAGACTTCTTGAATTAGAAGGGATGGCTGTTAATGAGTTGCATAAGTGGGGGACTTGTATGGAAGAGGTTGATAAGGTTTTTGAGGATTTGTCTTTCAAGGGACAATTTGGATTTGGAAGTTTTTGGGGAACAAATTTTGTCAATAATCATCAAAttaatcatactttaaataataataataataatactaacaataataataataataataataaatgttattgtAAATGTAATAGGAGGTTGACAAAGGAAGATGAATTAGATTTTGGCAGTCACGTTGTAAAGTTTCATTTGATTGAAATTATTGGTCGTTTTAGTTAA
- the LOC110786335 gene encoding proline-rich receptor-like protein kinase PERK9 — protein MATVSPSPDSAPSGVPPVSPSPPPPLPSTPPQPSTTPPPAQTSPPLAQPNANPPNPSTPSPPSPPPNAPPPTNTGTPIVSPPPVDSSPPPTPSAPPPTTPVSPPPTPSTASPPSVPSVSPPPPTTNPPVNSPPSAGVPPPSTPANPPTISPSPPSSSTPPSSTPSPPATPPATSTPTPPSATPPSNSPPSPPLPNPPEGSPSPPAESPPETSPPPEAPTSPVNPPPPPPSPSSSQPSQSPPSPPAASPPRSRGTPPPSGPDPASPPTRTPGAPPGLQLSPPPPGLVPSSRDLPIDRPSPDAPETASPGGIGTGGTVAIGVIVGILMLGLIGLVGVWIIKRRRKSSGPYDGHVIPASIGSSPRSDGKLLVTTEYPGSNFGGSGSETPTDPGGYGHSRSWFTYQELYDATSGFSDEKLLGEGGFGRVYKGLLPDGRVVAVKQLKVGGGQGEREFKAEVEIISRIHHRHLVSLVGYCILDDKRLLVYEYVPNNTLHFHLHGKGRPVLEWATRVKISVGAARGITYLHEDCHPRIIHRDIKSTNILLDNNYESRVADFGLAKLAMDAETHVSTRVMGTFGYMAPEYATSGKLTEKSDVFSFGVVLLELITGRKPVDESQPLGDESLVEWARPLLAHAVETGELDGLVDERLEKNYIESEMFRMIEAAAACVRHSSVKRPRMGLVLRALSMSDSGDLSNGLRVGESQLYDSAQQSAEIRWFRRMAFGGSQDISSGYFSNSSQNLGFSGQSRRNGDLSTQHNRNSQTVGIPNQSGNNVNFSSERRSSQHNQHGHNRNSQNVGLPNQSGNNVNFSAEHHSSQYNQGNRNPNFFSASPMTMDL, from the exons ATGGCCACAGTTTCGCCATCACCAGATTCTGCACCTTCTGGTGTCCCACCAGTTTCTCCttccccaccaccaccactgccTTCGACACCACCACAGCCTTCAACCACACCGCCTCCAGCCCAAACTAGCCCCCCGCTTGCACAACCTAATGCCAATCCCCCTAATCCTTCCACCCCTTCGCCTCCTTCTCCGCCACCAAATGCTCCACCACCTACCAATACAGGGACCCCAATTGTCTCACCTCCACCTGTAGACTCATCACCCCCGCCTACACCTAGTGCACCACCCCCTACTACACCGGTATCCCCTCCTCCAACTCCATCCACTGCTTCCCCACCGTCAGTACCTAGTgtttcaccaccaccaccaaccacTAATCCGCCTGTAAATTCTCCTCCGTCCGCAGGTGTCCCACCACCTTCGACACCAGCCAATCCGCCTACAATTTCACCTTCGCCACCATCTTCATCAACTCCACCTTCAAGTACTCCATCGCCACCGGCAACTCCTCCGGCAACAAGTACTCCTACACCACCATCTGCAACCCCACCCAGTAATTCTCCACCTTCACCACCGTTGCCAAACCCTCCTGAAGGTTCTCCATCTCCACCAGCAGAGAGCCCACCGGAAACTTCACCTCCTCCAGAAGCACCCACTTCACCTGTaaatccaccaccaccaccaccttcaccatcatcatcacagCCTTCTCAAAGCCCACCTTCTCCACCTGCTGCATCACCTCCACGCTCTAGAGGCACCCCACCTCCATCTGGTCCTGACCCAGCTTCTCCACCTACTAGAACACCAGGTGCACCTCCTGGATTACAACTTTCACCGCCGCCCCCAGGTTTAGTCCCATCCTCGCGTGATTTACCGATTGATAGACCAAGTCCTGATGCACCTGAAACTGCCAGTCCAGGGGGAATCGGAACAGGTGGAACTGTTGCTATTGGCGTTATAGTTGGTATTCTGATGCTCGGGCTCATTGGTTTGGTTGGTGTATGGATCATTAAGCGAAGGAGAAAGTCTTCTGGACCTTATGATGGCCATGTCATTCCTGCCTCAATAGGCTCTTCTCCGCGATCAG ATGGGAAGCTGCTAGTGACGACAGAGTATCCCGGTTCTAATTTTGGTGGCTCTGGTAGTGAAACACCCACTGATCCTGGGGGATATGGCCATTCAAGGTCCTGGTTTACTTATCAAGAGTTGTATGATGCTACCAGTGGATTTTCTGATGAGAAACTTCTAGGTGAAGGTGGATTTGGTCGTGTATATAAAGGACTTCTACCAGATGGCAGAGTAGTAGCTGTGAAGCAGCTGAAAGTTGGTGGTGGACAGGGGGAACGTGAATTTAAAGCAGAAGTGGAAATAATTAGCCGTATACACCATAGACACTTGGTTTCTCTTGTTGGGTACTGCATTTTGGATGATAAAAGGCTGCTTGTTTATGAATATGTACCTAACAACACACTCCATTTTCATCTTCATG GAAAAGGGAGGCCGGTTTTGGAGTGGGCAACACGAGTTAAGATTTCCGTAGGTGCTGCTCGTGGTATCACATATCTTCATGAAGATT GCCATCCGCGAATAATTCACAGAGATATTAAATCGACAAATATTCTATTAGATAACAACTATGAATCTCGG GTTGCAGATTTTGGGCTTGCAAAATTGGCAATGGATGCAGAGACACATGTTAGCACTCGTGTAATGGGAACATTTGG ATATATGGCTCCTGAGTATGCTACATCTGGCAAGTTGACTGAGAAATCAGACGTGTTCTCTTTCGGTGTCGTCCTTCTAGAGCTTATAACTGGACGTAAGCCTGTGGATGAATCACAACCTTTGGGAGATGAAAGTTTAGTTGAATGG GCACGGCCTTTGCTTGCACATGCGGTTGAGACGGGGGAACTTGATGGCCTGGTAGATGAACGTCTTGAAAAGAATTATATTGAGAGTGAGATGTTTCGAATGATCGAGGCAGCTGCAGCTTGTGTGAGGCATTCATCTGTAAAGAGACCAAGAATGGGACTG GTTCTCAGAGCTCTTAGCATGTCAGACTCTGGAGATCTGTCAAATGGACTGAGGGTGGGTGAAAGTCAGCTGTATGATTCTGCGCAACAATCTGCTGAAATTAGATGGTTTAGGAGGATGGCCTTTGGTGGAAGTCAAGATATTAGTAGTGGTTATTTCAGTAATTCCAGCCAGAATCTTGGGTTTTCAGGGCAGAGCAGGCGGAATGGTGATCTTTCAACTCAACATAACCGAAATTCTCAGACTGTGGGGATCCCAAACCAAAGTGGGAATAATGTAAACTTTTCGTCAGAGCGTCGTTCAAGCCAACACAATCAGCATGGACATAACCGAAATTCTCAGAATGTTGGGCTCCCAAACCAAAGTGGTAATAATGTCAACTTTTCAGCCGAGCATCATTCAAGCCAATACAATCAAGGTAATAGGAATCCTAATTTTTTTAGTGCGAGCCCAATGACGATGGATTTATAA